From a region of the Cololabis saira isolate AMF1-May2022 chromosome 8, fColSai1.1, whole genome shotgun sequence genome:
- the tnfrsf1b gene encoding tumor necrosis factor receptor superfamily member 1B has product MKDIPVLLFLLSLSTTTVCSKPYNADAYGKCLNSTIEYVPEESDLCCKKCPPGHRVLKPCSPDDETVCERCQEDRYMEDWNFASNCRICNKCKAKKGLQFAWQCSSTKNSKCLCLPGMYCLIGFEDPYCSDCRKYTACKVGYGVSVQGTLDKDVKCEQCPTGTFSNTVSYIDPCKPHTNCNGRAILNKGDNKSDNICEASATEPKAETSVASTTTVTTTMATVSNSMMSLNGERISIQSVRPSVLMTAPTYSIKNEPTTTTSDGVLAAAIAGVTGGVLLLIIFILLLCLCKGTRGKDAARLNKDENGNCKSGDKIGPIYLGESQLTSFTVTSPEQVSLLEKGEAISDQSQCSNYSETLTRTEGYSSHESISPLQSTLALNNLTSGLSEPMTLQTDTESVTPVSIPPQSSSQPTSPVIISPVTNNPHVNVNITLHINGNGSYGSPSFMPTDLKQEGELPFGEEDESFSTPQQEAGKQSLMSVQESTTYSEEDSSI; this is encoded by the exons ATGAAGGACATCCCTGTACTACTGTTTCTCCTGAGTCTGTCCACAACTACG GTCTGCTCGAAGCCCTATAATGCAGACGCATATGGAAAGTGTCTCAACTCAACAATAGAATACGTGCCAGAAGAATCTGATCTTTGCTGTAAAAAATGCCCTCCTG GGCATCGAGTGCTAAAACCATGCTCACCAGATGATGAGACTGTGTGTGAACGATGCCAAGAAGACAGATACATGGAAGACTGGAACTTCGCTTCAAACTGTCGAATCTGCAACAAATGCAAAGCAA AAAAAGGTCTTCAGTTCGCCTGGCAGTGCAGCTCTACCAAAAATTCGAAGTGTCTTTGCCTACCCGGGATGTACTGCTTGATTGGATTTGAAGATCCATACTGCTCAGACTGTAGGAAGTACACGGCATGTAAAGTTGGTTATGGAGTTTCTGTGCAAG gcaCACTGGATAAGGATGTGAAGTGTGAACAGTGTCCCACTGGGACCTTCTCCAACACTGTCTCTTACATTGACCCCTGTAAGCCTCATACAAA CTGTAATGGGAGGGCAATTCTGAATAAAGGTGACAACAAATCTGACAACATTTGTGAAGCATCGGCAACGGAGCCGAAAGCTGAGACTTCTGTTGCGTCTACGACTACAGTTACGACTACAATGGCAACAGTTTCAAATTCAATGATGTCACTGAATGGAGAAAGAATCTCCATTCAGTCTGTCAGGCCTTCGGTTTTAATGACGGCACCCACCTATTCAATAAAGAACGAGCCAACAACCACAACAAGTGACGGAGTACTAG CTGCAGCCATTGCTGGTGTCACTGGAGGCGTTTTGCTTTTAATCATTTTCATCCTCTTGCTGTGCCTTTGTAAAGGAACCAGGGGGAAAG ATGCTGCACGcttaaataaagatgaaaatggAAACTGTAAAAGTGGTGATAAA ATTGGTCCAATCTATTTGGGGGAATCTCAGCTGACTTCATTCACAGTTACCTCGCCAGAACAAGTCTCTCTACTGGAGAAAGGGGAAGCTATCAGTGACCAAAGTCAATGCAGTAACTATTCTGAAACTTTAACCCGAACAGAAGGTTACAGCAGCCATGAGTCCATCAGCCCTTTACAATCCACTTTGGCGCTTAACAATCTAACTTCTGGCCTGTCGGAGCCCATGACTCTCCAGACCGACACAGAGTCTGTCACTCCTGTCAGCATCCCACCACAGTCCTCATCTCAGCCCACCAGCCCGGTCATCATCAGCCCCGTGACTAACAACCCCCATGTCAATGTCAACATCACTTTGCACATAAATGGAAATGGGTCTTATGGGAGCCCGTCCTTCATGCCCacagacttaaaacaagaaggTGAACTTCCCTTTGGAGAAGAGGATGAGTCCTTCAGCACCCCACAGCAAGAAGCGGGCAAACAGTCACTTATGTCAGTGCAGGAGAGTACCACTTACAGTGAAGAAGACTCATCTATCTGA